The candidate division WOR-3 bacterium DNA window GCAGCTATGAGCAAAAGAGTAGCAGCCAAATTACGGACCCGGAAAGCGCGATAAGCAGCAGAAAAAATAAAGAAAGCAAGTGTTGCAAACATCGTGGCTTGCAGGGGAATGATCATAAACTTGTATAACCACATAAAAGGTGCGTTAAGTGCAAAGGGACTGGCATATCGAACCCACGAATATAGACCCAAAAAAAGAGTGCCAAAGAGACTGGTAACTAAAAGCAAGCTGTAAAACCACCCTTTTTCACGGCGCGCGATTTTAATCAGATGATGGCGGGCAAGTGAATCCAGTCCCAGCAGAAATGTGAAGCCAGAAATTATAGCATACCAGTTGAGAAACCGTGCCTCAAGATCTCCGAATGGTTTATGGGGTATAAAAAAGGCTATAATCAACAAAAGTGCAGTTCCAAAGACCAAAATCAGCGGACCGGTGCGGTGCAACATAGACTTATGATTTAGGTGTAAACCAGTTAACAATTGTCCCAAATAAATTGTTAAGAAATGGCGCCTCATTCGGCAGTAGGCGAGCAGCAGTACCCAATAATACTATTAATGAGATTAATATAATCAACAGAAATTTAATAAAATCTTCGCCTTTTATAGTACCTAGCATAATCGGTTCGGGTTTGAGATAGCAGGATGCGGCGTAAATTTCCTCACCTATCATAGTATAATCACATGCCGCAACAAAAAAAGGAAGTTGTGTGGTTTCAGTAGTACCAGCAAGCTGAATTGCTCCGATGCTGTGACCCGTTTCCGCCATGATCAGAGATTCGGCATAGAAATACCCAAGCCAGAAAATAGCCCCTGGTTTTTCACGTAAAATAATACCATCAACTCCTGCAGCGTAGCCAAACTGATCGGAAGTCAGAAAACTGATATTGTCCTGATTATAAAGATCGGGTCGTCCCGCCTCAGTATATGCCTCCTTAACCGTTTCTTGCGCTGTAGTCATAACAAGTGGATCAGAATTGGGAACAATAAGACGCACCGCATATTGAGCGGTTTTGCTTGCAATCCGGCGTAAGATGGGCAATGCGGCGATAACAACCATGTCAGTTATGTACCCGAGCCCGAAACTGAATAAGACAGGTTTTCCCATTTCTGTTGCTCTTCCCAGTGCTTCATCAATTGCATCCAAGCCGTTGATTTTTCGAATAAACATTCCTGTGTTGCGCCGTGCCCTTAGCAGGTAGAAAATGAAAAGACCGTTTATAATTACCGCAAGAACTAGAACATTAAATCTATCCGTATTAAACCACTGGGCGCTTGAAACGACCGGCCCAATCACCGGCGAATCGGCTGAATCATAGGCACTGTAAACACGGATGAAATAATAGTAGGGAACCCCGTCACAGAGCATGGTATCACTGTCCAGATATTCAGTTCCAATAATGAGTTCGCTATTCAACGCGGCAAATTTATCCGGAAGCGAACAGGCTCGAAAAATCCGGAAGCCAATTATTGATTCAGTTTGGGGATAAACCCAGCTAATTAAAATTGCCCTTCCTTGATCATTCGGGTTGTCGCGCACTGCTAATGATTCTGGAGGCGCAATTAAGCTTGATGCCACGATCGCGATTGTCCCAATGATCGGCATTTGAATAGCATACTGATAATATTCTCAGAGTCAATAAATAATATAGTAAACTGGCCGTTC harbors:
- a CDS encoding DUF6754 domain-containing protein; this encodes MPIIGTIAIVASSLIAPPESLAVRDNPNDQGRAILISWVYPQTESIIGFRIFRACSLPDKFAALNSELIIGTEYLDSDTMLCDGVPYYYFIRVYSAYDSADSPVIGPVVSSAQWFNTDRFNVLVLAVIINGLFIFYLLRARRNTGMFIRKINGLDAIDEALGRATEMGKPVLFSFGLGYITDMVVIAALPILRRIASKTAQYAVRLIVPNSDPLVMTTAQETVKEAYTEAGRPDLYNQDNISFLTSDQFGYAAGVDGIILREKPGAIFWLGYFYAESLIMAETGHSIGAIQLAGTTETTQLPFFVAACDYTMIGEEIYAASCYLKPEPIMLGTIKGEDFIKFLLIILISLIVLLGTAARLLPNEAPFLNNLFGTIVNWFTPKS